One window from the genome of Amycolatopsis sp. NBC_01480 encodes:
- the murG gene encoding undecaprenyldiphospho-muramoylpentapeptide beta-N-acetylglucosaminyltransferase: MSKPVKGAERSPVGKAPTVVVAGGGTAGHIEPALALADAVMRLRPDAKVVALGTERGLENKLVPARGYPLELIPPVPLPRKLKPELLGLPLKVRDSVRRTREVLERVGADVVVGFGGYVALPAYLAARGRTPIVVHEANKAPGLANKVGARFATRVAVAVAGTPLPKAEVVGIPLRRSITSLDRAALRAEARKFFDLDPDAPTLLVFGGSQGAASINAAVSGAAKELADAGIGVLHAHGPKNTLVVQEFPGRPAYVPVPYLERMDLAYAAADVVVCRSGAMTAAEVSAVGLPAVFVPLPHGNGEQAVNAQPAVEAGAALMVTDADLSPGKIAELVVPLVVDAARVAAMSSAAVGLGHREADETLAKIVLEAAGA; the protein is encoded by the coding sequence GTGAGTAAGCCCGTCAAGGGAGCCGAGCGATCGCCCGTCGGCAAGGCGCCGACGGTGGTCGTCGCCGGAGGTGGCACTGCCGGCCACATCGAACCCGCGCTCGCGCTGGCCGACGCCGTGATGCGGCTGCGCCCGGACGCGAAGGTGGTGGCGCTCGGCACCGAGCGCGGCCTGGAAAACAAGCTGGTGCCCGCCCGCGGCTACCCGCTCGAGCTGATCCCGCCGGTGCCGTTGCCGCGCAAGCTGAAGCCGGAGCTGCTCGGGCTGCCGCTGAAGGTCCGCGATTCGGTGCGCCGCACGCGTGAGGTGCTCGAGCGCGTCGGCGCGGACGTGGTGGTCGGCTTCGGCGGTTACGTCGCGCTGCCGGCGTACCTGGCCGCGCGCGGCCGGACGCCGATCGTCGTGCACGAGGCCAACAAGGCGCCGGGCCTGGCCAACAAGGTGGGCGCGCGGTTCGCCACCCGGGTCGCCGTCGCCGTGGCCGGCACGCCGCTGCCGAAGGCCGAGGTCGTCGGCATCCCGCTGCGCCGCTCCATCACCTCGCTGGACCGCGCCGCGCTGCGCGCCGAGGCCCGCAAGTTCTTCGACCTCGACCCGGACGCCCCGACGCTGCTGGTGTTCGGCGGCTCGCAGGGCGCGGCGTCGATCAACGCCGCCGTCTCCGGCGCCGCCAAGGAGCTGGCCGACGCCGGCATCGGCGTGCTGCACGCGCACGGCCCGAAGAACACCCTTGTGGTGCAAGAGTTCCCGGGCCGCCCGGCGTACGTGCCGGTGCCGTACCTGGAGCGGATGGACCTGGCCTACGCCGCGGCCGACGTCGTGGTGTGCCGCTCGGGCGCGATGACCGCGGCCGAGGTGTCCGCGGTCGGGCTACCCGCGGTGTTCGTGCCGCTGCCGCACGGCAACGGCGAACAGGCCGTGAACGCGCAGCCGGCGGTCGAGGCCGGGGCCGCGCTGATGGTGACCGACGCCGACCTCTCGCCGGGCAAGATCGCCGAGCTGGTCGTGCCGCTGGTCGTCGACGCCGCCCGGGTCGCGGCGATGAGCTCGGCCGCGGTCGGGCTGGGCCACCGCGAGGCCGACGAGACGCTCGCCAAGATCGTGCTGGAGGCCGCCGGTGCCTGA
- a CDS encoding UDP-N-acetylmuramoyl-L-alanyl-D-glutamate--2,6-diaminopimelate ligase yields the protein MKAVPAPPRPARIEPVPLATLLARAGARLIADRPEAADLAVAGTTLRAQHVLPGDLFAGLPGARAHGADFSDQAVAAGATAVLTDPAGAERPALRDAGVPILVHPDPRAALGEIAAWIYGEPSLQLSVLGVTGTSGKTTTSYLVDAGLRAAGLTTGLIGTVETRIAGERLVSGFTTPEAPDLQALLAVMLERGVTHVPMEVSSHALALGRANGTRFAVGAFTNLSQDHLDFHHDMAEYFAAKSLLFDGRSTTEVVVVDSAWGQALLTPQTVTVSIEPGTDALWRASDIEATPAGEQTFTLHGPDGLTAAAKIPLPGTFNVANAVLAAAILGSAGVGTADIVRGLGTVEVPGRMERVYLGQDFTAVVDYAHKPAAVAQGLDALRARTDGRIITVLGCGGDRDTAKRPMMGEAAARRSDVLIVTDDNPRSEDPDAIRAAMLAGARGVGPSQGGEVLEVGDRREAITHAVSLAQAGDIVFIAGKGHETGQEIQGVVHPFSDRDELEAAIRKHLEVSA from the coding sequence GTGAAGGCGGTCCCCGCACCGCCGCGCCCGGCCCGGATCGAACCGGTGCCCCTGGCCACGCTGCTCGCCCGAGCGGGCGCGCGGCTGATCGCCGACCGCCCCGAGGCGGCCGACCTCGCCGTCGCCGGAACCACGCTGCGCGCGCAGCACGTGCTGCCCGGCGACCTGTTCGCCGGCCTGCCCGGCGCCCGCGCGCACGGGGCCGACTTCAGCGACCAGGCCGTGGCCGCCGGGGCCACCGCGGTGCTCACCGACCCGGCCGGCGCCGAGCGGCCCGCCCTGCGCGACGCGGGCGTGCCGATCCTCGTGCATCCGGACCCGCGGGCCGCGCTCGGCGAGATCGCCGCCTGGATCTACGGCGAGCCCTCGCTGCAGCTGTCCGTGCTGGGCGTCACCGGCACCTCGGGCAAGACCACCACCTCGTACCTGGTCGACGCCGGGCTGCGCGCGGCCGGGCTGACCACCGGCCTGATCGGCACGGTGGAGACCCGGATCGCGGGCGAGCGCCTGGTCAGCGGCTTCACCACGCCGGAGGCGCCGGACCTGCAGGCGCTGCTCGCGGTGATGCTGGAGCGCGGCGTCACGCACGTGCCGATGGAGGTCTCCAGCCACGCGCTCGCGCTGGGCCGGGCGAACGGCACCCGGTTCGCGGTCGGCGCGTTCACCAATCTCTCCCAGGACCACCTGGACTTCCACCACGACATGGCCGAGTACTTCGCGGCCAAGTCGCTGCTGTTCGACGGCCGCTCCACCACCGAGGTCGTGGTGGTGGACAGCGCGTGGGGGCAGGCGCTGCTCACGCCGCAGACGGTGACCGTGTCGATCGAGCCGGGCACCGACGCGCTGTGGCGCGCCTCGGACATCGAGGCCACCCCGGCCGGCGAGCAGACCTTCACCCTGCACGGGCCGGACGGGCTGACCGCGGCGGCGAAGATCCCGCTGCCCGGCACGTTCAACGTGGCCAACGCGGTGCTCGCCGCCGCGATCCTGGGCAGCGCCGGGGTCGGGACGGCCGACATCGTCCGCGGCCTGGGCACGGTCGAGGTGCCCGGCCGGATGGAGCGCGTCTACCTGGGCCAGGACTTCACCGCGGTGGTCGACTACGCGCACAAGCCCGCGGCCGTGGCCCAGGGCCTGGACGCGCTGCGGGCGCGCACCGACGGCCGGATCATCACCGTGCTCGGCTGCGGCGGCGACCGCGACACCGCCAAGCGCCCGATGATGGGCGAGGCCGCCGCGCGCCGCAGCGACGTGCTCATCGTGACCGACGACAACCCGCGCTCGGAGGACCCGGACGCGATCCGCGCGGCGATGCTCGCGGGCGCCCGCGGCGTCGGGCCGTCCCAGGGCGGCGAGGTGCTGGAGGTCGGCGACCGCCGCGAGGCCATCACCCACGCCGTTTCGCTCGCCCAGGCGGGCGACATCGTCTTCATCGCCGGCAAGGGCCACGAGACCGGTCAGGAGATCCAGGGTGTGGTGCACCCGTTCTCCGACCGGGACGAGCTCGAGGCCGCCATTCGCAAGCATCTCGAGGTGAGTGCGTGA
- the ftsW gene encoding putative lipid II flippase FtsW, whose amino-acid sequence MTAVDEKKTEGRPRRERKESPFVAFRSALTAWLSRPLASFHLVLALTGVLTVIGMVMVLSASSVASYDPKTGSGVYSMFMRQLMFVAIGSVVFWVGLRVKLERIRRMSATMVVLCLGLLLLVLTPLGSTVNGSQGWFKLGVFTFQPVEAAKVALAFWGAHILVIKYNVIHQWRHLLVPVVPVALVMFALVMLQPDLGGTVTLAVVLLALLWFAGAPKRLFGVLLAGGLAGVLVLAIIAPYRLKRVMSFLSPNADTTVEGYQANQAKLALADGGLFGKGLGQGASNWGYLPNVQNDFIFALIGEELGFVGCAVVLALFAAVAVVGLRIATRNIDPWIRIVSGTLTMFLVAQAAINIGYVVGLLPVTGVTLPLISYGGTSLVITMLIMGVLANAARHEPEAVAALRSQGPGKFGRLLRLPAPDPYRPPTTRKGQAARGPASGAKTARPAPRTARPAPAQERRRTVRQPVRRTTTARTSAARTTANRGARGTANRRGTW is encoded by the coding sequence ATGACGGCAGTTGACGAGAAGAAGACCGAAGGCCGGCCGCGGCGGGAGCGCAAGGAGAGCCCGTTCGTGGCGTTCCGCTCGGCGCTGACCGCCTGGCTGTCCCGGCCGCTGGCTTCGTTCCACCTGGTGCTGGCGCTGACCGGGGTGCTGACTGTGATCGGCATGGTCATGGTGCTGTCCGCGTCCTCGGTCGCCTCCTACGACCCGAAGACCGGCAGCGGCGTCTACTCGATGTTCATGCGGCAGCTGATGTTCGTCGCGATCGGCTCGGTGGTGTTCTGGGTCGGCCTGCGGGTGAAGCTGGAGCGGATCCGCCGGATGTCGGCCACCATGGTGGTGCTCTGCCTCGGCCTGCTGCTGCTGGTGCTCACACCGCTCGGCTCGACGGTCAACGGCTCGCAGGGCTGGTTCAAGCTGGGGGTGTTCACCTTCCAGCCGGTGGAGGCCGCGAAGGTGGCGCTGGCGTTCTGGGGCGCGCACATCCTGGTGATCAAGTACAACGTGATCCACCAGTGGCGGCATCTGCTGGTGCCGGTGGTCCCGGTGGCGCTGGTGATGTTCGCGCTGGTCATGCTGCAGCCCGACCTCGGCGGCACGGTCACCCTGGCCGTGGTGCTGCTGGCCCTGCTGTGGTTCGCGGGCGCCCCGAAACGGCTGTTCGGCGTGCTGCTCGCGGGCGGCCTGGCCGGCGTGCTGGTGCTGGCGATCATCGCCCCGTACCGGCTCAAGCGCGTGATGTCGTTCCTCTCGCCGAACGCCGACACCACGGTCGAGGGCTACCAGGCGAACCAGGCCAAGCTCGCGCTCGCCGACGGCGGCCTGTTCGGCAAGGGCCTCGGCCAGGGCGCGTCCAACTGGGGCTACCTGCCCAACGTGCAGAACGACTTCATCTTCGCGCTGATCGGCGAGGAGCTCGGGTTCGTCGGCTGCGCGGTGGTGCTGGCGCTGTTCGCCGCGGTCGCCGTGGTGGGCCTGCGCATCGCCACCCGCAACATCGACCCGTGGATCCGGATCGTCTCCGGCACGCTCACCATGTTCCTGGTCGCGCAGGCCGCCATCAACATCGGCTACGTGGTCGGCCTGCTGCCGGTCACCGGCGTCACGCTGCCGCTGATCTCCTACGGCGGCACCTCGCTGGTGATCACCATGCTCATCATGGGCGTGCTCGCCAACGCCGCCCGGCACGAGCCGGAGGCGGTGGCCGCACTGCGCTCGCAAGGCCCGGGTAAATTCGGACGCCTGCTGCGGCTGCCCGCACCCGATCCGTACCGCCCGCCGACCACCCGCAAGGGTCAGGCCGCCCGCGGCCCGGCGTCGGGGGCGAAGACAGCCCGGCCGGCGCCGCGCACAGCCCGGCCCGCACCGGCACAAGAGCGTCGCCGGACGGTCCGGCAACCCGTGCGGCGGACCACCACCGCGCGCACCAGCGCGGCGCGGACAACAGCGAACCGCGGGGCCAGGGGCACCGCGAACCGGAGAGGTACTTGGTGA
- the mraY gene encoding phospho-N-acetylmuramoyl-pentapeptide-transferase — MINILIAAAAGLLVSILLTPYLIRVFSRQGFGQEIREEGPQGHKSKRGTPTMGGVAIIIAMVVGYFVAHLVGWLGNSHSAAPSASGLLVLMLAVGLGIVGFLDDFIKIRRQRNLGLNKTAKLVGQLVVTIVFAVLSLQFADEHGLTPASQSLSYARDLALITFPSIVFVIFCYIVISGWSNAVNFTDGLDGLAGGAAAMVLATYVVISFWQARLSCSPNPAPACYDVRDPLDLAVVAAAATGACVGFLWWNAAPAKIFMGDTGSLALGGLVAGLSMTTRTELLAIVIGGLFMVEMISVVTQIAVFRTTRRRLFRMAPFHHHFELAGWAETTVIIRFWLLSAICCMFGLGLFYSEQLGLGS; from the coding sequence GTGATCAACATCCTGATCGCGGCCGCGGCGGGCCTGCTGGTCTCCATCCTGCTCACGCCCTACCTGATCCGGGTCTTCTCCCGGCAGGGCTTCGGGCAGGAGATCCGCGAAGAAGGCCCGCAGGGCCACAAGTCGAAGCGCGGCACCCCGACCATGGGTGGCGTCGCGATCATCATCGCGATGGTCGTCGGCTACTTCGTGGCGCACCTGGTCGGCTGGCTCGGCAACTCGCACAGCGCGGCCCCGTCCGCGTCCGGCCTGCTGGTGCTGATGCTGGCCGTGGGCCTGGGCATCGTCGGCTTCCTCGACGACTTCATCAAGATCCGCAGGCAGCGCAACCTCGGCCTGAACAAGACCGCCAAGCTGGTCGGCCAGCTCGTGGTCACCATCGTGTTCGCGGTGCTGTCGCTGCAGTTCGCCGACGAGCACGGGCTCACCCCGGCGTCGCAGAGCCTGTCCTACGCGCGTGACCTGGCGCTGATCACGTTCCCGTCGATCGTGTTCGTGATCTTCTGCTACATCGTGATCTCCGGCTGGTCGAACGCGGTGAACTTCACCGACGGCCTCGACGGGCTGGCCGGCGGCGCCGCGGCGATGGTGCTCGCGACGTACGTGGTGATCTCGTTCTGGCAGGCCCGGCTGTCCTGCTCGCCCAACCCGGCGCCCGCCTGTTACGACGTGCGGGACCCGCTGGACCTGGCCGTGGTCGCCGCGGCGGCCACCGGCGCCTGTGTCGGCTTCCTGTGGTGGAACGCCGCGCCGGCCAAGATCTTCATGGGCGACACCGGTTCGCTCGCGCTCGGCGGCCTGGTCGCCGGGCTGTCCATGACCACCCGCACGGAGCTGCTCGCCATCGTCATCGGCGGCCTGTTCATGGTCGAGATGATCTCGGTGGTCACGCAGATCGCGGTGTTCCGCACGACGCGGCGAAGGCTGTTCCGGATGGCGCCCTTCCACCATCATTTCGAACTAGCCGGGTGGGCGGAAACGACGGTGATCATCCGGTTCTGGCTGCTGTCCGCAATCTGCTGCATGTTCGGCCTCGGGCTGTTCTACAGCGAGCAGCTCGGCCTGGGGAGCTAA
- the murD gene encoding UDP-N-acetylmuramoyl-L-alanine--D-glutamate ligase yields MDLDGRSVLVAGAGVTGKSVVPVLRELGAHVTVTDGNAERLAELAGLGAELVPGLTEPPPGTALVVTSPGWRPTSPLLVAAAEAGVEVIGDVELAWRVGQLRERPPSWLVITGTNGKTTTVGMLESILRAAGADAVACGNVGYAVLDAVRAGHAVLAVELSSFQLHWSSTLAPDASVVLNLAEDHIDWHGSMEEYAAAKGRAHTHSRVVVHNAEDDWSTRLAEEHAPRGARRVGFRLDTPSAGELGLVEDLLVDRAFVPDPATSAEELATLSDVRPAGPHNVANALAAAALARAHGAGPEAVLKGLREYQPAPHRASEVGEIDGVRYVDDSKATNPHAAAGSLRSHASVVWIAGGQLKGASIDELVASIAGRLRGVVLLGVDSPVIAAAVARHAPDVPVNSLRPGDDEPMTAAVSAASAMARPGDVVLLAPAAASLDMFPSYGARGDAFASAVRVLADGAAGAPNDGS; encoded by the coding sequence CTGGACCTCGACGGCCGGTCCGTGCTCGTCGCGGGCGCCGGGGTCACCGGGAAGTCGGTGGTCCCGGTCCTGCGGGAGCTGGGCGCGCACGTCACGGTCACCGACGGCAACGCCGAGCGGCTGGCGGAGCTGGCCGGCCTCGGCGCCGAGCTGGTGCCCGGGCTGACCGAGCCGCCGCCGGGCACGGCGCTGGTGGTGACCAGCCCCGGCTGGCGGCCGACCTCGCCGCTGCTGGTCGCGGCGGCCGAGGCCGGGGTCGAGGTGATCGGTGACGTCGAGCTGGCCTGGCGCGTCGGGCAGCTGCGCGAGCGGCCGCCGTCGTGGCTGGTGATCACCGGGACCAACGGCAAGACCACCACCGTCGGCATGCTGGAGTCGATCCTGCGCGCGGCCGGGGCCGACGCCGTGGCCTGCGGGAACGTCGGTTACGCGGTGCTGGACGCGGTCCGGGCCGGGCACGCGGTGCTCGCCGTGGAGCTGTCCAGCTTCCAGCTGCACTGGTCCTCGACGCTGGCGCCGGACGCGTCCGTGGTGCTCAACCTGGCCGAGGACCACATCGACTGGCACGGCTCGATGGAGGAGTACGCCGCGGCGAAGGGCCGCGCGCACACGCACTCGCGCGTCGTCGTGCACAACGCCGAGGACGACTGGTCCACCCGGCTCGCCGAGGAGCACGCCCCCCGGGGCGCCCGCCGCGTCGGGTTCCGGCTGGACACGCCGTCCGCCGGCGAACTCGGCCTGGTCGAGGACCTGCTGGTGGACCGGGCTTTTGTCCCCGACCCGGCGACCAGCGCGGAGGAGCTGGCGACGCTGTCCGACGTCCGCCCGGCCGGACCGCACAACGTCGCGAACGCGCTGGCCGCCGCCGCGCTCGCCCGCGCCCACGGCGCCGGCCCCGAGGCTGTCCTCAAAGGACTGCGCGAGTACCAGCCCGCGCCGCACCGCGCCTCCGAGGTCGGCGAGATCGACGGCGTCCGCTACGTCGACGACTCCAAGGCCACCAACCCGCACGCGGCCGCCGGGTCCCTGCGTTCGCACGCCAGCGTCGTGTGGATCGCCGGCGGCCAGCTCAAAGGCGCCTCGATCGACGAACTGGTGGCCTCGATCGCCGGCCGCCTGCGCGGGGTTGTGCTACTCGGGGTGGATTCACCCGTGATCGCGGCCGCTGTGGCGCGACACGCGCCGGATGTCCCGGTCAACAGCCTCCGTCCGGGTGACGATGAGCCCATGACTGCGGCGGTGAGTGCGGCCAGCGCGATGGCTCGACCCGGTGACGTGGTGCTGCTCGCTCCCGCCGCGGCGTCGTTGGACATGTTCCCGAGCTACGGCGCGCGCGGCGACGCGTTCGCGAGCGCGGTGCGTGTCCTGGCCGACGGTGCGGCGGGGGCCCCGAATGACGGCAGTTGA
- a CDS encoding UDP-N-acetylmuramoyl-tripeptide--D-alanyl-D-alanine ligase yields MIELSLAEIADVVGGRLHGTDGSPVVTGSVEFDTRKLGPGGLFAALPGERVDGHDFAAQAVAAGAVAVLAGREVDAPAVVVPPLPAGQAHERSVALAGDTDGSGAAVLAALAKLARHVVDRLAADGLTVVGVTGSSGKTSTKDVIAQLLEPLGPTVAPPGSFNSELGHPWTALRAGRDTKYLVLELAARGPGHIAELAAIAPPKIGVVLNVGTSHIGEFGSREGIAKTKGELVEALPEDGVAILNLDDPLVAAMASRTSARVVGVGETASAQVRAVGITLDDEARASFRLVTPAGEASVKLPLHGEHHVGNALSAAAVALELGATPAQIGEHLSALQRRSARRMEVTTRADGVTVLNDAFNANPESMRAGLKALASMSASGRRSWAVLGVMGELGADAVNEHDAIGRLVVRLNIDKLVVIGPQAAAMHQGAFQEGSWGEESVLVPDIDAAVALLRDQLRPGDIVLVKASKVAGLWRVAEALLADPPEASPSELPSSPSSERSNGGHA; encoded by the coding sequence GTGATCGAGCTCAGCCTGGCCGAGATCGCCGACGTTGTCGGCGGCCGGCTGCACGGGACCGACGGCTCCCCGGTCGTCACGGGGAGTGTCGAGTTCGACACGCGGAAGCTGGGCCCGGGCGGGCTGTTCGCCGCCCTGCCGGGCGAGCGCGTGGACGGGCACGACTTCGCCGCGCAGGCGGTGGCGGCCGGCGCCGTCGCCGTGCTGGCCGGCCGGGAGGTGGACGCGCCCGCCGTGGTCGTCCCGCCGCTGCCCGCCGGGCAGGCGCACGAGCGCTCGGTGGCGCTGGCCGGCGACACCGACGGCTCCGGCGCGGCCGTGCTGGCCGCGCTGGCCAAGCTCGCCCGCCACGTGGTGGACCGGCTGGCCGCGGACGGGCTGACGGTCGTCGGCGTGACCGGCTCGTCCGGCAAGACCTCGACCAAGGACGTGATCGCGCAGCTGCTGGAGCCGCTCGGCCCCACCGTCGCGCCGCCCGGCTCGTTCAACAGCGAGCTGGGCCACCCGTGGACCGCGCTCCGGGCCGGCCGCGACACCAAGTACCTGGTGCTGGAGCTGGCCGCGCGCGGGCCGGGGCACATCGCCGAGCTGGCCGCGATCGCGCCGCCGAAGATCGGCGTCGTGCTGAATGTCGGCACCTCCCACATCGGCGAGTTCGGCTCGCGCGAGGGCATCGCCAAGACCAAGGGCGAGCTGGTCGAGGCGCTGCCGGAAGACGGCGTCGCGATCCTGAACCTGGACGACCCGCTGGTCGCCGCCATGGCGAGCCGCACCTCCGCCCGTGTGGTCGGCGTGGGGGAGACGGCCTCGGCGCAGGTCCGCGCCGTCGGCATCACCCTCGACGATGAGGCCCGCGCGTCGTTCCGGCTGGTCACCCCGGCCGGCGAAGCATCGGTGAAGCTGCCGCTGCACGGCGAGCACCACGTCGGCAACGCCCTGTCCGCGGCCGCCGTCGCGCTGGAACTCGGCGCGACGCCCGCCCAGATCGGCGAGCACCTGTCCGCGCTGCAGCGGCGCTCGGCCCGGAGGATGGAGGTCACCACCCGCGCCGACGGCGTGACCGTCCTGAACGACGCGTTCAACGCCAACCCCGAGTCGATGCGCGCCGGGCTCAAGGCGCTCGCGTCGATGAGCGCGTCCGGCCGGCGGTCCTGGGCCGTGCTCGGCGTGATGGGCGAGCTCGGCGCGGACGCGGTGAACGAGCACGACGCGATCGGCCGGCTCGTCGTCCGGCTCAACATCGACAAGCTCGTGGTGATCGGCCCGCAGGCCGCGGCCATGCACCAGGGCGCGTTCCAGGAGGGCTCCTGGGGCGAGGAGTCGGTGCTGGTGCCGGACATCGACGCCGCCGTCGCGCTGCTGCGCGATCAGCTCCGCCCCGGGGACATCGTGCTGGTCAAGGCGTCCAAGGTGGCCGGCCTCTGGCGGGTGGCCGAGGCGCTGCTCGCCGATCCCCCCGAAGCCTCCCCGTCCGAACTCCCGTCCTCCCCCTCCTCCGAACGCTCGAACGGTGGTCACGCGTGA
- the murC gene encoding UDP-N-acetylmuramate--L-alanine ligase, with product MPESSTEPRLPEELRRAHLIGIGGAGMSGIARILLARGAFASGSDAKESRALLSLRAQGAELFVGQRAENLDALPEPPSAVVVSTAIKETNPELAAARERGIPVLHRAQALAGLMAGHRVACIAGTHGKTSTTSMLTVALQHCRMDPSFAIGGDLNESGANAHHGGGGIFVAEADESDGSFLTYTPSVAVVTNVEPDHLDHHGTAEAYVRVFTEFVARIEPGGLLVVCADDEGAAKLGDEAEAAGVRVRRYGRAATGAGDARVLDYTPAPDGGVVRIALDGEELDVRVAVPGEHMALNAIAALLAGAELGAPVAGLAEGLAAFGGVRRRFEFKGRAGDVRVYDDYAHHPTEVDAQLRAVRTAAGEGRVLVVFQPHLYSRTQTFAREFAEALSLADEIVVLDVYGAREEPVPGVTGALIADQVRGSVRYEPAFDVAARLVADLVKPGDLVVTMGAGDVTQLGPEILAELDRRTAGA from the coding sequence GTGCCTGAATCATCGACGGAACCACGGCTGCCGGAAGAGCTGCGCCGCGCGCACCTGATCGGGATCGGCGGGGCCGGGATGTCCGGCATCGCCCGGATCCTGCTGGCCCGCGGCGCGTTCGCGTCGGGGTCGGACGCCAAGGAGTCCCGCGCGCTGCTTTCCCTGCGCGCGCAAGGGGCCGAGCTGTTCGTCGGCCAGCGCGCGGAGAACCTGGACGCGCTGCCCGAGCCGCCGTCCGCCGTCGTGGTGTCGACCGCGATCAAGGAGACCAACCCGGAGCTGGCCGCCGCGCGTGAGCGCGGCATCCCGGTGCTGCACCGGGCGCAGGCGCTGGCCGGGCTGATGGCCGGGCACCGGGTCGCCTGCATCGCCGGCACCCACGGCAAGACCTCGACCACCTCGATGCTCACCGTCGCGCTGCAGCACTGCCGGATGGATCCGTCCTTCGCGATCGGCGGCGACCTCAACGAGTCCGGCGCGAACGCGCACCACGGCGGGGGCGGCATCTTCGTCGCGGAGGCCGACGAGAGCGACGGCTCGTTCCTGACCTACACCCCGTCGGTGGCGGTGGTGACGAACGTCGAGCCGGACCACCTCGACCACCACGGCACCGCCGAGGCGTATGTGCGGGTGTTCACCGAGTTCGTCGCCCGGATCGAGCCGGGCGGCCTGCTGGTCGTCTGCGCCGACGACGAGGGCGCGGCCAAGCTGGGCGACGAGGCCGAGGCGGCGGGCGTGCGCGTGCGCCGCTACGGCCGCGCGGCCACCGGTGCCGGTGACGCCCGGGTGCTCGACTACACCCCGGCGCCCGACGGCGGGGTCGTGCGGATCGCGCTGGACGGCGAGGAACTGGACGTCCGCGTGGCGGTGCCGGGTGAGCACATGGCGCTGAACGCGATCGCCGCGCTGCTCGCCGGCGCCGAGCTGGGCGCCCCGGTGGCCGGGCTGGCCGAGGGGCTGGCCGCGTTCGGCGGGGTCCGCCGCCGGTTCGAGTTCAAGGGCCGCGCGGGCGACGTCCGGGTCTACGACGACTACGCCCATCACCCGACGGAGGTCGACGCGCAGCTGCGCGCGGTGCGGACCGCCGCGGGGGAGGGCCGGGTGCTGGTGGTCTTCCAGCCGCATCTGTACTCCCGCACGCAGACGTTTGCGCGCGAGTTCGCCGAGGCCCTTTCGCTGGCCGACGAGATCGTGGTGCTGGACGTCTACGGCGCGCGTGAAGAGCCCGTGCCCGGGGTCACCGGCGCGCTGATCGCGGACCAGGTGCGCGGTTCCGTGCGCTACGAGCCCGCGTTCGACGTCGCCGCCCGCCTGGTCGCCGACCTGGTGAAGCCGGGCGACCTGGTGGTCACCATGGGCGCGGGCGACGTCACGCAGCTGGGCCCGGAGATCCTGGCCGAGCTGGACCGGCGGACCGCCGG